A region of the Paenibacillus sp. J23TS9 genome:
TAATCACTCTGAATATATGTCTCGATGCCTCTGGAATCACAGACAAGAAGGTCAGCATGTTTGACCATGAGCCTCTCCGATAACCTCCAGTATCGCTTGATCCACGTATTCCATTTGCCTCGCTTCCATTCATGCCCGTCCGGATTTATCAATACGGTGACTCCCATTCGTTCAAGCCTTCGTTTATACGGATAAAAAAAAGGCCCGATTCGGCAGGCTAATATATAAATCACGCAATCTGTCAGCTGATGCTGCTCTATGTATCGAATGCAGATTTTTAAACTTTGAAGGTCGTACAGAACGGCACGGGCACTGCCTACCTTCGGCACTTGGACCTGAAAGCAGCGGGCGCCGTTATGTTCGAACTCCCCGCTTTGATCCGAAAGGCAGGCAACGTGGTAACGGATCTCCTTATTCATTCTTCTCGCTGTCAGCTGCTCAACAAAGGTTTCGAAACCGCCATACCGGGCAGGGATTCCTTTGGAACCAATAATAAATATATGCTTTGTCATTTCTCTTACCTCTTCCATGAATTGTCTTGTAAAGAAAAGCATTTACCGAAAAAAAAGACCCAACAGGGTCCGATTAATCCGGTGTTTACATGTCATTTTATACGCTGAAATTCCGCGAAATCTCGATGATTTGCGATCCGTATACCAACAGGGTCATGCTGGATTCTGCTGGAAAGGTCACGTAAGAGCTGCTCCCCTTTAATTTAACGTTGGGGATTTGCCTCGATATTTTCAAATTACCTGTGTAGGAATAGATGACGACGATCCGCGGCAAAGACTCGGACAGGTTTTCCTTCGTCAATTGAGTGATAACGGTTGATTTAGAATAGGCAAATACGGCTAGCGTAAGATTGGAAATATCGACCGCGGAAGCATTATTCGTAAATGCCGTATACTCCTGCGACAAAACGCCTTTGATCGGAACCGAAGGTACGCCCTCCGTGTTGCCGCTGAAATAATTTGTACTGACCGGATTAACGGAATAATAATCTGTATTTAATGAGGATTCGGGATAATTCGTGAATTGGTTTGAAGTCACGCTGACAGAGGAGCAGCTGGCCGGCGAGTCGATTTTTACAGGCTGATTTTTACCATATTGGCTCCGGGCGTTATTGCCAGTAATATTGATTAGGGAGCTGTTCTTAATCTGAATCGCATAAATTCCCGGAAAAAAGATGTTGTTGCTGGAAATGTTGCCGATGAAATAAGGGCTATTCTCGATATAGATGCCGGTAGATTGAATATCCTCGCCCGATTTCCATGTCAGATTATTGCCGTTCACAATGCCTCCAACGACCCCCGAGATAAAAACGCCATATCTTTTGGACCAGGCTACGTTGTTATTGGCAATAACCAGATTAAATCCATCCTTTGCCATCACTGCACTGTCCACAGCTTCAAACAGATGGTTGCCTTCTATAATGACCCAGTTAAAATTTTCAATATAAATATTCGTCTTCTCAAACCCCGTATGACCAAAAAAGAATGTGTTTCCTTTACATACGAGTCCGTCAATTCCTTTGGCCCAAATATGAAAGATGTTGCTGAATGAGCCCGGGACATCGGTTCTGGACTCATACATATTGTTAGAAAAGTTGACGTCCCCGACCACATGCGTGCCACCATCGTCAGGAGCCGT
Encoded here:
- a CDS encoding right-handed parallel beta-helix repeat-containing protein; amino-acid sequence: MADITGANVRLYGAKGDGLADDTQAFQKALNSISQTGGTLVIPDGTYNANITITTSNVYITGTGTLNGCINLYGTPTANTDRFAGTGNVKIDGITILGAKTRNGINCRWYYGVLITSVRFINCLKAIYFEKVNKTQHCSRYTITGNQLIDCNYGLYVDYTAPDDGGTHVVGDVNFSNNMYESRTDVPGSFSNIFHIWAKGIDGLVCKGNTFFFGHTGFEKTNIYIENFNWVIIEGNHLFEAVDSAVMAKDGFNLVIANNNVAWSKRYGVFISGVVGGIVNGNNLTWKSGEDIQSTGIYIENSPYFIGNISSNNIFFPGIYAIQIKNSSLINITGNNARSQYGKNQPVKIDSPASCSSVSVTSNQFTNYPESSLNTDYYSVNPVSTNYFSGNTEGVPSVPIKGVLSQEYTAFTNNASAVDISNLTLAVFAYSKSTVITQLTKENLSESLPRIVVIYSYTGNLKISRQIPNVKLKGSSSYVTFPAESSMTLLVYGSQIIEISRNFSV